In the genome of Hydractinia symbiolongicarpus strain clone_291-10 chromosome 5, HSymV2.1, whole genome shotgun sequence, one region contains:
- the LOC130644565 gene encoding protein O-linked-mannose beta-1,4-N-acetylglucosaminyltransferase 2-like isoform X1 encodes MICSYNFFLFMICVTQFLCILFLLKTKTDQFDEIFEVLQSHYLLDGLNLLRYGKSVNKTQPQIFNMSSSVFCFGELMKDRECRFQNLCYRKDTSEYIFLHGAETRLYGLEHARNDPALVDLSSVVNHTAKYFTYTKIHSPSLNFVDLEYVTGPSVLFHRFNPENLMHVLHDDLIPLYHTQRKHFPTSKDDVTYIIMDGRPDGPFYDLYKMLLPRIKLKKHFNKTLTCFEDVIVGVSKTTTWYHYGFRTPQGPINRTFFPSTEISYFRNDFKLKIGSGNIPAPEQLSKYIVLFSRSLTRKIVNEVKFMMKLSKHYKAPVHVVNLETDPLSHIVSLVSHAHMVIGVHGAHLITSLFMQPSSILIEIFPFGVPAVNYTPYKTLANLVRMTYIAWENKNEKNTVTHEDWSSDYGGITTFSNTIQDDIINTKVVPLHICCKNPYWLFRIYQDTIVDVDDFINAVDSKVDGKNRNESPL; translated from the coding sequence ATGATATGTTCATATAACTTCTTTTTGTTCATGATATGCGTGACTCAATTTTtgtgtattttgtttttgttaaaaaccaAAACTGATCAATTTGATGAAATATTTGAAGTACTGCAAAGTCACTACTTACTCGATGGCCTTAATTTGTTAAGGTATGGTAAATCAGTAAATAAAACTCAACCACAGATTTTTAATATGTCCAGTAGTGTATTTTGTTTTGGAGAGCTTATGAAGGACCGTGAATGTCGATTTCAAAATTTGTGCTATCGTAAAGACACAAGTGAGTACATTTTTCTTCATGGTGCAGAGACTCGTTTATACGGATTGGAACATGCAAGAAATGACCCAGCACTTGTTGACTTGTCAAGTGTTGTTAATCATACTGCTAAATATTTTACTTACACCAAAATTCATTCACCTTCTCttaattttgttgatttggagtATGTCACAGGACCTAGTGTCCTCTTTCATCGGTTTAATCCAGAAAATTTGATGCATGTTTTACACGACGATTTAATACCCCTGTATCACACACAAAGGAAACATTTTCCAACAAGCAAAGATGATGTTACATATATTATAATGGATGGACGTCCGGATGGACCATTTTATGACCTTTACAAAATGTTGTTGCCccggataaaattaaaaaaacattttaataaaacgctgacTTGTTTTGAAGATGTTATTGTGGGGGTTAGTAAGACTACTACTTGGTATCACTATGGGTTTCGGACACCACAGGGTCCAATTAATCGGACATTTTTTCCTTCAACTGAGATTTCTTATTTTCGAAATGACTTTAAACTTAAAATAGGTTCAGGAAATATTCCAGCACCTGAACAGCTTTCAAAATATATTGTGTTGTTCTCAAGAAGTTTAACTCGTAAAATTGTGAATGAAGTAAAGTTTATGATGAAACTTTCAAAACATTACAAAGCGCCTGTTCATGTTGTAAACTTAGAAACTGACCCTTTGAGTCACATAGTGTCATTGGTATCGCATGCACATATGGTAATTGGCGTTCACGGAGCACACTTAATCACCAGTCTCTTTATGCAACCTTCAAGCATTTTAATTGAAATATTTCCTTTTGGCGTACCTGCAGTAAATTACACTCCATACAAAACGCTCGCCAACTTGGTTCGAATGACTTACATAGCATGGGAGAATAAGAATGAGAAGAACACAGTGACGCATGAAGACTGGTCAAGCGACTATGGAGGTATTACTACTTTCTCAAACACCATTCAAGATGATATTATTAATACTAAGGTGGTGCCCTTGCATATATGTTGTAAGAATCCGTACTGGCTATTCCGAATATATCAAGATACGATCGTTGATGTAGACGATTTTATCAATGCTGTCGATAGTAAAGTGGATGGCAAAAATAGGAATGAGAGTCCACTTTGA